In Mongoliitalea daihaiensis, one DNA window encodes the following:
- a CDS encoding class I SAM-dependent methyltransferase: MSNKTALLKELYANISTTGAISFSSKRLVKKMLSYANFKEAKVIVEMGGGDGSISRGIVERMVPGTELFIFEVNKFFCDNLNEEFSQSNIHVICDSAANVSNYLQGRKADLIFSSLPFSLIEKEEKDAIYQHSLDALSSNGAMIQICYSYLLRFEFRKFFKHMTIHFTLTNFPPVFVMICKK; this comes from the coding sequence ATGAGTAATAAAACCGCTTTATTGAAAGAGTTATATGCAAATATATCAACGACGGGAGCTATTTCTTTTAGCTCTAAGAGATTAGTTAAAAAAATGCTTTCTTATGCCAATTTCAAAGAGGCAAAAGTAATTGTTGAAATGGGAGGAGGAGATGGAAGTATTTCAAGGGGGATTGTTGAAAGAATGGTACCAGGCACTGAGTTATTTATCTTTGAAGTCAATAAGTTTTTCTGTGATAATTTGAATGAGGAATTTAGCCAAAGCAATATTCATGTAATTTGCGATTCGGCTGCAAATGTTAGCAACTATCTACAAGGTCGTAAAGCTGATTTAATTTTTTCTTCTCTTCCTTTTAGTTTAATTGAAAAAGAAGAAAAAGACGCCATTTATCAGCATAGTCTGGATGCGTTGAGCTCGAATGGAGCTATGATTCAAATTTGCTATTCGTATTTATTAAGGTTTGAATTTAGAAAGTTTTTTAAGCATATGACTATCCATTTTACATTAACAAACTTTCCGCCTGTATTTGTTATGATTTGCAAAAAATGA
- a CDS encoding response regulator transcription factor, with translation MKKILVIEDDELILKMVDFKLKKEGYQVYISRDGDHALKAFEEVKPDLVLTDLMVPFKSGLEVTYWVKKNYPDTPVLVFSALGDEESSVQQAFKLGASDFITKPFNPNELVLRIKRFI, from the coding sequence ATGAAGAAAATACTGGTGATCGAGGATGATGAGCTGATACTAAAGATGGTCGATTTCAAACTCAAAAAAGAGGGATACCAAGTGTATATATCCCGAGATGGAGATCATGCTTTGAAAGCTTTTGAAGAAGTGAAGCCTGATTTGGTTCTAACAGATTTGATGGTGCCTTTTAAGTCTGGCCTTGAAGTGACCTATTGGGTTAAAAAAAATTATCCTGATACCCCTGTCTTGGTTTTTTCTGCTTTAGGTGATGAAGAAAGCTCTGTACAGCAAGCATTTAAACTGGGTGCCAGTGATTTTATTACTAAACCTTTCAATCCCAATGAGCTAGTGCTAAGGATTAAAAGGTTTATTTAG
- a CDS encoding glycosyltransferase family 2 protein: MREIFEIFLKFFELFITGYASIYILVYVAMAVGSFLAIKRYNNAKYTIKDEVLVKSNNLVGVSIVAPAFNEGLNIIYNVRSLLSLNYPNFEVVIINDGSTDDTLDKLIREFELVKVNFYYEEKIPTRPVRGHYKSTNPVYSKLLVVDKENGKSKADASNAGINSAKHPLFLCTDVDCILRSDTIMKLAKPFMTSKSRTIASGAAIRASNSCEVKDGFMMKIRFPQNWWASFQELEYIRAFLMGRMAWNEINGLLLVSGGLGLFDKEIAIKAGGYWHKSLGEDMELITRMRKHMYDNQLPFKITYIPESLCWTEVPATREVLIRQRVRWARGLIQTLYLHKDMLFKRKYGKTAFLILPYFWLYEFLVPILEVLGLTVLILSFFLIDVNTPYFVKATGVVYLFYLTVTLLSVLWDEVFYGHYSRKREVFQLVWKAILEPIAYHPFNVYAAMKGYFHFLTNKEQKWGNMQRQGFTTAKKKTLDETHISKT; encoded by the coding sequence ATGAGAGAGATTTTCGAAATATTCTTAAAGTTTTTTGAGCTTTTTATCACAGGATATGCCAGTATTTACATATTAGTGTATGTGGCCATGGCAGTTGGTTCTTTTTTGGCAATTAAGCGATATAATAATGCCAAGTACACTATTAAAGATGAAGTATTGGTGAAGTCCAACAATTTGGTAGGCGTATCTATTGTAGCTCCTGCTTTTAATGAAGGGCTGAATATAATTTATAATGTTCGTTCACTCCTTTCACTTAACTATCCTAATTTTGAAGTGGTCATTATCAATGATGGAAGCACAGATGATACGTTAGATAAGTTGATCAGGGAATTTGAGTTGGTAAAGGTTAATTTTTATTATGAGGAGAAAATTCCCACTCGCCCTGTTAGAGGACATTATAAATCTACCAATCCAGTGTACTCAAAATTGCTGGTAGTGGATAAAGAAAATGGAAAAAGTAAGGCTGATGCTTCCAATGCTGGTATCAATTCAGCCAAGCATCCATTGTTTTTGTGTACTGACGTAGATTGTATTCTGAGAAGCGATACCATCATGAAATTGGCAAAACCATTTATGACCTCTAAAAGTAGGACTATTGCTTCGGGTGCAGCGATCCGTGCGTCCAATTCCTGCGAAGTCAAGGATGGGTTTATGATGAAAATCCGTTTTCCTCAAAATTGGTGGGCCTCTTTTCAAGAGTTGGAATATATTCGTGCTTTTCTAATGGGAAGGATGGCCTGGAATGAAATTAATGGACTTTTGTTGGTGTCCGGTGGGCTTGGTTTATTTGACAAAGAAATTGCAATCAAAGCAGGAGGCTATTGGCATAAATCCCTTGGTGAGGACATGGAATTGATCACACGAATGCGGAAACACATGTATGATAATCAACTGCCTTTCAAAATCACCTACATTCCGGAATCCTTGTGTTGGACAGAGGTGCCTGCTACACGGGAGGTACTGATTCGGCAACGGGTACGTTGGGCAAGGGGCTTGATTCAAACCTTATACCTTCACAAAGACATGTTATTTAAGCGAAAATATGGAAAAACAGCTTTTTTAATTCTACCCTATTTTTGGTTATACGAGTTTTTGGTGCCGATATTGGAAGTATTGGGCTTAACAGTGTTGATTTTAAGCTTCTTCTTAATTGATGTGAATACTCCTTATTTTGTAAAAGCAACAGGGGTTGTTTATCTCTTTTATCTGACTGTAACACTTTTATCTGTATTGTGGGATGAGGTGTTTTATGGTCATTACAGTCGGAAAAGAGAAGTGTTTCAGTTAGTTTGGAAAGCAATATTGGAGCCAATAGCTTACCACCCTTTCAATGTGTATGCAGCGATGAAGGGATATTTCCATTTCTTGACCAACAAAGAACAGAAGTGGGGCAACATGCAAAGACAAGGGTTTACTACAGCTAAAAAAAAGACATTGGATGAAACGCATATTTCTAAAACTTAG
- a CDS encoding DUF4920 domain-containing protein yields the protein MKKLLSILLGLSLLACQSETKTVEEEGKEELPVGMFGDKISESGALTLESLVTTLEDSGEFEGKVIGEIKDVCSMKGCWMTIDLPNGETMRVTFKDYGFFVPKNAHGYPVIIEGVASKKFTDVATLKHYAEDAGKSQEEIDAITNPKVEYAFEAVGVIIQENA from the coding sequence ATGAAAAAATTACTTAGCATTCTTTTGGGCCTAAGCTTGCTAGCTTGTCAGTCCGAAACCAAAACTGTTGAAGAAGAAGGAAAAGAGGAACTGCCTGTAGGTATGTTTGGAGATAAAATATCCGAATCAGGGGCTCTTACACTTGAAAGCTTAGTGACTACCTTAGAAGATTCGGGTGAATTTGAAGGGAAGGTAATCGGGGAAATAAAGGATGTATGTTCTATGAAGGGGTGTTGGATGACAATAGATCTGCCAAACGGAGAAACGATGCGGGTAACCTTTAAAGATTATGGTTTTTTTGTTCCTAAAAATGCTCATGGATATCCAGTTATCATCGAAGGTGTTGCATCTAAAAAGTTTACAGATGTAGCAACTCTCAAGCATTATGCTGAAGATGCAGGTAAGTCTCAAGAAGAAATAGATGCAATTACCAACCCTAAGGTGGAATATGCATTTGAAGCAGTTGGAGTAATTATCCAAGAAAATGCATAA
- a CDS encoding response regulator transcription factor has product MKNVLIIEDDKLISSLVRFRLNKEGYNVTTVDDGLTGFSAIEQGIHDLIITDVMMPHKDGIEILNYSKKINPKIPVIVLSSLGEEEGTVIKAFELGAADFIPKPFNPNELSVRVKRLMRD; this is encoded by the coding sequence ATGAAAAACGTACTAATAATAGAAGATGATAAGCTTATTTCGAGCTTGGTGCGCTTCAGGTTGAATAAAGAAGGATACAATGTTACAACTGTTGACGATGGTCTAACTGGTTTTTCTGCTATAGAGCAAGGAATACATGACCTAATCATTACAGATGTAATGATGCCTCATAAAGATGGAATAGAAATTCTGAACTATTCCAAGAAAATTAACCCAAAAATCCCAGTGATAGTATTAAGTTCACTGGGTGAAGAAGAAGGGACTGTAATTAAAGCATTTGAATTAGGAGCTGCGGATTTTATACCTAAGCCATTTAATCCCAATGAATTATCTGTTCGTGTTAAGCGATTAATGAGGGATTAA
- a CDS encoding DUF3253 domain-containing protein, protein MKQLNQSIEPNPLRQAIFEMIRMRHDRSFCPSEVVRWIFPQDWELFMQDVREEMMEMYREGLILVTQKGNAIDPSTEPKGPVRISRKK, encoded by the coding sequence TTGAAACAATTGAATCAAAGCATAGAACCTAATCCTCTTCGTCAAGCAATTTTTGAAATGATTCGGATGCGTCACGACCGGTCTTTTTGTCCATCGGAAGTTGTACGTTGGATTTTTCCACAGGATTGGGAGTTGTTTATGCAAGATGTAAGAGAGGAGATGATGGAAATGTATCGGGAGGGCTTAATACTCGTTACACAAAAAGGCAATGCCATTGATCCATCGACTGAACCAAAAGGTCCAGTTAGGATTTCAAGAAAAAAATAA
- a CDS encoding HEAT repeat domain-containing protein, protein MMTYSSAYILATFSLVDDFIRFRDGAYLSHVLNVALVVLLLSVMYLLFQLYIVRSRKFRSGSRRKILQNKINNFLSELIFSDDQSEKGYDEQINKFKKKVPINQNWCRDLLIQNIIDLDRNFKGEVKSKLLSIYFKLGLQDYTLALVKSPFWFYKTKGLYYWRELKYGGKLSMVKKLIASKNPNLRSSALITYISLADDGPLTVLEEYSETISLVEGLNILEIIQRKKIKKPSNLASWLNFQEPSQLIFAVKLIVYYNDLSCADGIVKILEAENPKVRLAAIQACRRLFLVETEPTLRRIFAQEIEENQLEIIKTLGEIGSEDAVSFLLELIQRPQTSEVVIAAMYALSSLDMDFKERSFEPNEYLQAAKAHVLDPYLTQ, encoded by the coding sequence ATGATGACTTATTCGTCCGCTTATATCTTAGCGACATTCAGTTTAGTAGATGATTTCATCCGTTTTCGGGATGGTGCATATTTATCTCACGTGCTGAATGTCGCTTTAGTTGTTTTACTACTTTCAGTAATGTACTTGCTCTTTCAATTATATATTGTCAGATCAAGAAAATTCCGCTCAGGAAGTCGTCGAAAGATCCTACAAAACAAAATCAACAATTTTTTATCAGAGCTTATTTTTTCTGATGATCAATCAGAGAAAGGCTATGATGAGCAAATCAACAAGTTCAAGAAAAAAGTACCGATCAATCAAAATTGGTGTAGAGATTTATTGATTCAAAACATTATTGATTTGGACAGAAATTTCAAGGGAGAGGTAAAATCTAAGTTGCTCTCTATTTACTTCAAATTAGGCTTGCAGGATTACACCTTAGCGTTGGTAAAGTCTCCATTTTGGTTCTATAAAACAAAGGGTTTATATTATTGGAGAGAGCTAAAGTATGGAGGAAAATTGTCAATGGTTAAAAAACTGATTGCCTCTAAGAATCCTAATCTCCGATCTTCTGCCTTAATCACTTATATATCCTTGGCCGATGATGGGCCTTTAACTGTCTTGGAAGAATATTCTGAAACCATTAGTTTGGTTGAGGGCTTAAATATCTTGGAGATTATTCAGCGAAAGAAAATCAAAAAGCCTTCAAATTTAGCTTCTTGGTTAAATTTTCAAGAGCCCAGTCAGTTGATTTTTGCAGTTAAACTGATTGTGTATTACAATGACTTGAGTTGTGCGGATGGGATTGTGAAGATTCTTGAAGCAGAAAATCCAAAAGTTCGATTGGCTGCTATTCAGGCATGCAGGCGATTGTTTTTGGTGGAGACAGAACCAACACTTAGACGCATATTTGCGCAGGAGATAGAGGAGAATCAATTGGAAATTATCAAAACACTCGGTGAAATTGGAAGTGAGGATGCGGTGTCATTTTTGTTAGAATTAATTCAACGCCCGCAGACATCTGAAGTTGTCATTGCTGCCATGTATGCTCTTTCGTCTTTGGATATGGATTTTAAGGAGCGTAGTTTTGAACCCAACGAGTATTTGCAAGCAGCCAAAGCACATGTATTAGACCCTTACTTGACCCAATGA
- a CDS encoding YaiO family outer membrane beta-barrel protein, whose amino-acid sequence MKRIFLKLSISLSLGLVFIVGAHGQQEQVDTDSLLIAAIQVTNQEKDYPKAIAMARQGASLAPDYLDFHLLLGRLYRFTGQADSARYFLNYVLKKSTAYEDAYTYLVGLELEEGEMEAGLKVVDQAIQQFPEKGQFYRLKLGLIRLDDDIRTEFDYLKTLVQRFPEDSDLRQQLNNLELRLDNQRVGINYSITAFDRDGVGPWHLVGAQYIRERRWGSFIGRVNYANRLSAGQSIDSGVQYELESYFFTGKRSYSYAGVAFSSSLVFPEQRYSYSFFQNLDKGWEWEAGLRYNSVNPPEGRRNFRSVVLGGGKYIGSSWLNLRAFIQNEEEDFYPAFTLVYRYFIDSRFDFATVILGYGTSPDERPTLGQFENRLALDSYRAGVGYHRLLANTFVAGVQATYNYQEFFPGRTQQEFEFSVTINYKF is encoded by the coding sequence ATGAAACGCATATTTCTAAAACTTAGTATTTCCCTGTCATTGGGTTTGGTGTTTATTGTGGGTGCACATGGCCAACAAGAGCAAGTGGATACGGACAGTCTTTTGATTGCAGCAATCCAAGTAACCAACCAAGAGAAGGATTATCCAAAAGCAATTGCTATGGCAAGACAAGGTGCTTCTTTAGCTCCTGATTATTTGGATTTTCATTTGTTATTGGGAAGACTTTATCGATTTACAGGACAGGCAGATAGTGCTCGTTATTTTCTCAATTATGTCTTGAAAAAAAGTACGGCATATGAGGATGCCTATACCTACCTTGTTGGGTTAGAATTGGAAGAAGGGGAAATGGAAGCTGGTCTGAAGGTGGTTGATCAAGCCATTCAACAATTTCCAGAAAAGGGACAATTTTACAGGTTAAAGCTCGGATTGATCCGTTTGGATGATGATATCCGTACAGAATTTGATTACCTGAAGACACTTGTACAGCGATTTCCAGAAGATTCCGATTTGCGTCAACAGTTGAATAATTTGGAATTGAGATTAGACAATCAACGGGTTGGTATTAATTATTCCATTACTGCATTTGATCGTGATGGTGTAGGGCCTTGGCATTTGGTAGGTGCTCAGTACATTCGAGAAAGGCGATGGGGTTCTTTTATAGGAAGGGTCAATTATGCTAATCGTCTGAGTGCAGGTCAATCCATTGATTCAGGTGTGCAGTATGAACTTGAATCCTATTTCTTCACTGGTAAACGTTCTTATTCTTACGCTGGCGTAGCATTTAGTTCATCTTTGGTGTTCCCGGAACAACGTTATTCCTATTCTTTTTTCCAGAATTTGGATAAAGGTTGGGAATGGGAAGCGGGCCTGCGGTACAATAGCGTCAACCCTCCAGAGGGTAGGAGGAATTTCCGTTCGGTAGTATTGGGTGGAGGAAAATACATTGGATCCAGTTGGTTAAACCTGAGGGCATTTATTCAAAATGAAGAGGAGGATTTTTATCCAGCATTCACATTGGTTTACAGGTACTTTATCGATAGTCGTTTTGATTTTGCTACGGTAATTTTAGGATATGGGACCTCTCCGGATGAGAGGCCTACACTTGGACAGTTTGAAAATCGTCTTGCATTGGATTCTTATCGAGCAGGAGTAGGCTATCATCGTTTGCTTGCTAATACCTTTGTTGCCGGTGTACAGGCTACGTATAACTATCAGGAATTTTTTCCAGGAAGAACACAGCAGGAGTTTGAATTTTCTGTGACAATTAATTACAAATTCTAA
- the msrA gene encoding peptide-methionine (S)-S-oxide reductase MsrA encodes MQDLPKTSVEVPENMEVATLGSGCFWCIEAIYQDLKGVTQVKSGYSGGHVNNPSYRQITTGTTGHAEVIQFFYDPNVLSFEDVLEIFWSTHDPTTLNRQGADVGPQYRSAVFFHNKEQQEKAEFYKKRLNESGAFNRPIVTEITPFSNFFVAEDYHQNYFKDNGMQPYCQFVIRPKVEKFRAAFAEKLK; translated from the coding sequence ATGCAAGATTTACCTAAAACAAGTGTTGAAGTCCCTGAAAATATGGAGGTGGCAACTTTAGGCTCCGGATGTTTTTGGTGCATTGAGGCCATTTACCAAGACCTAAAAGGTGTAACTCAAGTGAAGTCAGGTTACAGTGGTGGCCATGTAAATAATCCCAGTTACAGACAGATTACAACAGGTACCACCGGTCATGCTGAGGTAATTCAATTCTTTTATGATCCTAATGTCCTTAGTTTTGAGGATGTATTGGAAATATTTTGGTCAACACATGACCCTACTACTTTGAATCGACAAGGTGCAGATGTGGGTCCTCAATATCGTTCTGCAGTGTTCTTTCATAACAAAGAACAGCAGGAAAAAGCAGAGTTTTACAAAAAAAGGCTTAATGAATCTGGGGCATTCAATAGGCCGATAGTTACTGAAATTACTCCTTTTTCAAATTTCTTTGTGGCAGAGGATTATCACCAAAATTACTTTAAAGATAATGGCATGCAACCCTATTGTCAATTTGTCATTCGACCTAAGGTTGAGAAATTCCGAGCCGCTTTTGCCGAAAAGTTAAAATAG
- a CDS encoding HAEPLYID family protein: MKIKVITTVLVMVCLTVTKVVSQNDHILIDSTKIERMLLDSLFIAEIEQPKGNLKPKVLHAEPLYIDLIRDLGARRGEREWNLGVGMTDRRGYDEYEGLIEYEWAPIDRLGFEIEVPVTLYSWRNSLNSDIPRPANRIESIKLATQWSFLVSEKAKTTLALGYIHEFEFVDLHKLGRDGELFKGNIYNPFFIAAKRWGSNYHTLIYTGPRIEKLFDQRREIAYEIHTNFHYMITGTRNFIGVEINKEIHNGKLETVLRPQMRVGLAENLMIGIVTGIPVGNRENMGLSSFMRIIYEPHFKTFN, encoded by the coding sequence ATGAAAATTAAAGTTATCACCACTGTATTGGTAATGGTGTGTTTGACTGTCACCAAAGTTGTAAGTCAAAATGATCATATACTAATTGATAGTACAAAAATAGAGCGAATGCTCTTAGATAGTTTATTTATTGCTGAAATTGAGCAACCCAAAGGAAATTTAAAACCTAAAGTCCTACATGCAGAACCACTCTACATTGATTTAATTAGAGATTTGGGAGCGAGAAGAGGGGAACGGGAATGGAACCTAGGTGTTGGGATGACCGATCGCAGGGGATATGACGAATATGAGGGACTCATCGAATATGAATGGGCTCCGATTGACCGACTGGGTTTCGAAATTGAGGTGCCTGTTACGCTCTATTCTTGGAGAAATAGTCTTAACTCAGACATTCCTCGACCTGCCAACCGTATTGAATCAATTAAGCTTGCCACACAATGGTCCTTTCTAGTGTCGGAAAAAGCAAAAACTACGCTAGCCCTTGGCTATATCCACGAATTTGAATTTGTGGATTTACATAAACTTGGACGCGATGGAGAGTTATTCAAGGGAAATATTTACAATCCTTTTTTTATAGCTGCCAAAAGATGGGGTAGTAATTACCATACCTTGATATATACCGGTCCTAGGATAGAAAAACTATTTGACCAGCGCAGAGAAATTGCCTATGAAATCCATACCAATTTTCACTACATGATTACTGGTACCCGTAATTTTATCGGGGTTGAAATCAATAAAGAGATTCATAATGGTAAACTGGAAACTGTTCTTAGACCACAAATGCGTGTCGGATTAGCCGAAAATCTTATGATTGGCATCGTGACTGGGATTCCCGTGGGAAATAGAGAAAATATGGGCTTAAGTTCATTTATGCGAATTATTTATGAACCGCATTTTAAAACTTTCAATTGA